A genomic region of Nostoc sp. UHCC 0702 contains the following coding sequences:
- a CDS encoding DUF2499 domain-containing protein translates to MHALSIPTWIIHVSSVIEWIAAIWLIWTYGELTGNRSWWGLSFAMLPALVSAMCACTWHYFDNAESLEWLVTLQATMTLVGNFTLWAAAVWIWRSTKSTNSAIDTVEPKPIKSER, encoded by the coding sequence ATGCACGCTCTTTCAATTCCCACTTGGATTATTCATGTTTCTAGCGTTATAGAGTGGATTGCCGCTATTTGGTTAATCTGGACTTACGGCGAACTCACTGGTAACCGCAGTTGGTGGGGACTATCCTTTGCCATGTTACCAGCTTTAGTTAGTGCCATGTGCGCTTGTACCTGGCATTATTTCGACAATGCTGAATCTTTAGAATGGCTGGTGACGCTGCAAGCTACCATGACTTTAGTTGGTAATTTTACCCTTTGGGCAGCAGCAGTGTGGATCTGGCGTTCCACCAAATCTACTAACTCTGCAATTGATACTGTTGAGCCAAAACCTATTAAATCAGAAAGATGA
- a CDS encoding ABC transporter permease has product MNFLESVKMAGKTLLSNKLRSALTMLGIVIGNASVIAMIGIGEGGQKYVSQQLESLGPNVLFIIPGNRETQRITRDLPKTLVLEDATAIATQVPTIAEVTAELNSRQVVTYGNKNTNVNVVGTTPSFLIVRDFEIDKGRFFTEVDSKRSNQVVVLGAKLAERLFGNSNPTGQQLRIKDASFQVIGVLTSKGSNLGVDYDDAALMPIMTTANRIVGRTSPYGLELSYIVVSAKNAESVDAAQFQITNLLRLRHKLTGEDDFTINSQKDALQVVGQITGALTIMLAAIAGISLFVGGIGIMNIMLVSVTERTQEIGLRKAIGATEQDILLQFIIEAVIVSAIGGLVGTAVGVGGIFLVAALTPLEAGISPVAITMAVGVSGGIGLFFGVVPARRAAKLDPIVALRSA; this is encoded by the coding sequence ATGAATTTCTTAGAAAGCGTCAAAATGGCGGGGAAAACCCTGCTGTCAAATAAGTTGCGTAGCGCCCTGACTATGCTAGGTATAGTTATTGGTAATGCCTCAGTGATTGCCATGATTGGCATTGGCGAAGGCGGACAAAAGTACGTCTCTCAACAGTTGGAGTCTTTGGGGCCAAATGTGCTGTTTATAATTCCTGGGAATCGGGAAACTCAACGTATCACCAGAGATTTACCCAAAACATTGGTGTTAGAAGATGCCACAGCGATCGCTACTCAAGTGCCAACCATAGCAGAAGTGACGGCGGAACTGAATAGTAGGCAGGTGGTTACTTACGGTAACAAAAATACTAATGTGAATGTCGTGGGTACAACTCCCAGCTTTTTGATAGTGCGGGACTTTGAAATTGATAAAGGGCGGTTTTTCACCGAGGTAGATAGTAAGCGCAGCAATCAAGTTGTTGTGCTGGGTGCAAAATTGGCAGAAAGACTTTTTGGTAACAGTAATCCTACAGGGCAGCAGTTGCGGATCAAGGATGCCAGTTTCCAAGTAATTGGGGTGTTAACATCTAAAGGTTCAAATTTGGGTGTTGATTATGATGATGCAGCTTTGATGCCCATTATGACTACAGCCAACCGAATTGTGGGGCGGACTTCTCCCTATGGATTGGAGTTAAGTTATATTGTCGTCTCGGCTAAGAATGCCGAGAGTGTGGATGCGGCACAGTTTCAAATTACCAATTTGCTGCGCCTGCGGCATAAACTCACTGGAGAAGATGATTTTACGATCAACTCTCAAAAAGATGCTTTGCAAGTAGTTGGTCAAATCACAGGTGCATTGACAATTATGTTAGCTGCGATCGCAGGCATATCGCTATTTGTCGGTGGTATTGGGATTATGAATATTATGCTAGTTTCCGTCACCGAACGCACCCAAGAAATCGGACTGCGAAAAGCAATAGGAGCAACTGAACAAGATATTTTGCTACAGTTTATTATTGAAGCTGTAATTGTTTCCGCAATTGGCGGCTTGGTTGGAACGGCGGTTGGTGTTGGTGGCATTTTCTTGGTAGCAGCTTTGACACCCTTAGAAGCGGGAATTTCTCCAGTTGCCATTACCATGGCCGTTGGTGTTTCCGGCGGTATTGGTTTATTCTTTGGTGTCGTCCCCGCGCGTCGTGCTGCTAAACTCGACCCGATTGTAGCGTTAAGAAGCGCTTAG
- a CDS encoding Uma2 family endonuclease, with translation MTQALPKIVTFDEFITWYPENSGVRYELHNGEIVEMSQPTGKHERIKGFSAAELTLEFRRLNLPYFIPNQAIVKPPQRESGYFPDVLILNDVALADEPLWEKSSTVTKGTSIPLVIEVVSNNWRDDYYLKLADYEEMGIAEYWIVDYAAMGARKFIGNPKQPTISVYQLIDGEYQVNQFQGSNQILSPTFPELNLTAEQIFKAGQ, from the coding sequence ATGACGCAAGCCTTACCAAAAATAGTTACCTTTGACGAATTTATCACCTGGTATCCTGAAAACTCTGGGGTACGCTATGAATTGCACAATGGGGAAATTGTCGAAATGTCACAGCCTACAGGGAAGCATGAAAGGATAAAAGGATTTTCAGCTGCTGAATTAACTTTAGAGTTTAGACGATTAAATCTTCCCTACTTTATCCCCAATCAAGCAATAGTAAAACCACCCCAAAGAGAATCAGGTTATTTCCCAGATGTATTAATACTAAATGACGTTGCTTTAGCGGATGAACCACTTTGGGAAAAATCTTCTACTGTGACTAAAGGTACATCAATTCCTTTAGTTATTGAAGTTGTCAGTAACAATTGGCGCGATGATTACTATCTAAAACTTGCCGATTATGAAGAGATGGGTATTGCAGAATATTGGATTGTTGATTATGCAGCAATGGGGGCTAGAAAGTTTATTGGTAATCCCAAACAACCCACCATTTCAGTTTATCAACTAATTGATGGCGAATACCAAGTCAATCAGTTTCAGGGTAGCAATCAAATTTTATCTCCTACTTTCCCTGAGTTAAATTTGACTGCCGAACAAATTTTCAAAGCTGGTCAATAA
- a CDS encoding YtxH domain-containing protein, which produces MSNNRSGVFFGGLMLGATIGAVTGLLVAPRTGRETRKLLRKSADALPELAEDLSTSVQIQADRLSANALRNWDETLERLREALAAGVDASQRESQVLKRQKDQEDSDSLPQQIEHS; this is translated from the coding sequence ATGTCTAATAACCGTTCTGGAGTATTTTTTGGCGGTTTGATGCTAGGGGCTACGATCGGTGCTGTAACTGGTTTGCTTGTAGCTCCACGCACAGGGCGCGAAACACGTAAACTTTTGAGAAAATCTGCTGATGCTTTACCAGAATTGGCAGAAGATTTATCTACAAGTGTGCAAATTCAGGCAGATCGTCTGTCTGCTAACGCACTACGAAACTGGGATGAGACATTGGAGAGACTACGCGAAGCGTTAGCAGCTGGTGTAGATGCTAGTCAACGTGAAAGTCAAGTGCTAAAGCGGCAAAAAGATCAAGAAGACTCAGATTCTCTTCCGCAGCAAATAGAACACTCATAA
- a CDS encoding serine/threonine protein kinase: MAEQSLNDFNRQILQQRYEIQQQLGKKAGRRTLLAHDLETQQLVIIKLLTFSSDFAWEDLKLFEREAETLKAIDHPAIPRYLDYFELNSSSNRGYALVQSYVKGQSLEEYMTTGRKFRETEIKKIAKSLLEILTYLHGRQPPIIHRDIKPSNIILVSSGNSVDQVYLVDFGSVQTLASKAGKTVTVVGTYGYMPPEQFGGYATPASDLYSLGATLIALATGIHPADLPQKNLRITFKDAVNLSPALIDWLEWLTEPSLERRLTSASAALTALKTGQIRTTSKSAVRRNQPVNTLSLFWNAIWRSTVIGGIVVAMSAALYSTVVIPVTGSYMGLQIGAFVGFPIAFVNGFVVGIITRLFFFPLKNPHLHQQTVSIISTILGMSIAVISFKSLSFTNINSLFIENLFWVIAPSIITGLGMGTASKFIAQWYEKQHHINL, encoded by the coding sequence ATGGCAGAACAAAGCCTAAATGACTTTAACAGACAAATCCTGCAACAACGCTACGAAATCCAACAGCAGTTAGGTAAAAAAGCCGGAAGACGCACTTTATTAGCCCATGACCTAGAAACTCAGCAATTAGTGATTATCAAACTGCTCACCTTTAGCAGTGATTTTGCTTGGGAAGATTTAAAGCTATTTGAACGGGAAGCTGAAACGCTCAAAGCAATTGATCATCCTGCCATTCCTCGTTATTTAGATTATTTTGAATTAAATTCATCTAGCAATAGAGGTTATGCCCTAGTCCAGAGCTATGTCAAAGGTCAATCTCTGGAAGAATATATGACAACAGGGCGGAAGTTTAGGGAAACTGAAATTAAAAAAATTGCCAAATCACTGTTAGAAATCCTAACTTATTTACATGGGCGACAACCGCCAATCATTCACCGCGACATCAAACCCAGCAATATTATTTTGGTATCTTCAGGTAATAGTGTTGATCAAGTTTACTTGGTAGATTTCGGTTCTGTGCAAACCTTGGCATCCAAAGCTGGTAAGACAGTAACGGTTGTAGGTACTTATGGATATATGCCTCCAGAGCAATTTGGCGGCTATGCAACGCCTGCTTCTGACCTTTATAGTTTAGGCGCTACACTCATCGCTTTAGCAACAGGAATCCATCCTGCTGATTTACCCCAGAAAAATCTGCGGATTACTTTTAAAGATGCTGTTAACCTCAGTCCTGCATTAATCGATTGGTTGGAGTGGCTAACTGAACCGAGTTTAGAGCGACGTTTGACATCTGCATCAGCAGCTTTGACCGCATTGAAAACAGGGCAAATTAGAACTACCTCAAAGTCAGCGGTTCGTCGGAATCAGCCAGTGAACACCTTAAGTTTATTCTGGAATGCCATCTGGCGCAGCACGGTGATCGGTGGCATTGTTGTAGCCATGAGTGCAGCTCTATACAGTACAGTTGTCATTCCTGTAACAGGAAGCTATATGGGGCTACAAATTGGTGCTTTTGTTGGTTTTCCTATCGCTTTTGTTAATGGTTTTGTAGTCGGAATCATTACACGGTTGTTCTTTTTCCCCTTGAAAAATCCCCACTTGCATCAGCAGACAGTCAGCATCATCAGCACCATCCTGGGGATGAGTATTGCTGTAATTAGTTTCAAATCCTTAAGTTTTACCAATATTAATTCGTTATTTATAGAAAATCTGTTCTGGGTAATTGCACCCTCAATCATCACTGGGCTAGGTATGGGAACAGCTAGCAAGTTTATTGCTCAGTGGTATGAAAAACAACACCATATTAATTTGTAA
- a CDS encoding DUF3593 domain-containing protein has protein sequence MISKETLFALSLFPYLGFLWFISRSQQMPRLALYGFYGTLVFVAITIPAGIYAQLHYGKSLANVDWLHGSAEVFLTLANILLVLGFRQAVNQRKLTK, from the coding sequence ATGATATCTAAAGAAACCCTGTTTGCTCTTTCCCTGTTTCCCTATTTGGGTTTCTTGTGGTTTATTAGCCGTAGTCAGCAAATGCCACGTTTAGCCTTGTATGGATTTTACGGTACGCTGGTGTTTGTCGCCATTACCATTCCAGCGGGAATTTACGCCCAACTACATTACGGCAAGTCTTTGGCAAATGTGGATTGGCTGCATGGCAGTGCAGAAGTATTTTTGACGCTGGCAAATATCTTGCTTGTGCTGGGTTTTCGGCAAGCTGTCAATCAGAGGAAGCTGACAAAATAG
- a CDS encoding efflux RND transporter periplasmic adaptor subunit has translation MFSHIEIPIIGKVKHPLQWLVGLMAAGTLVVGTTLSYNLLNQGKSEDISQLTIPVEAKNVTLRITASGKVVPVQTVNISPKNPGVLGQLYVEQGDRVQQGQIIARMDVGDIEAQVRQYRANLAQSQAQLDEARAGNRPQEIDQAKARLAQVQAQLSQARAGNRSQEIEQAIAQVQSAQAQVNLTQTRVTRYRELTRQGATSQDQLDQYISEDQRAKASLAEAQKRLSLLESGSRNEEIAAKEAAVTEARAALVLLENGSRPEEIAQRQAAVKAAQAQVAAAEVKLQDTVIRAPFSGIVTQKYANIGAFVTPTTSASSSASATSSSIVAVARGLEVLAQVPEADIGRIQQGQQVEIVADAYPDQVFKGHVRLIAPEAVVEQGVTSFQVRVALDTGVDKLRSGLNVDLTFLGDRVNDALVLPTVTIVTENGKTGVLVPDKNNKPQFREVTVGAQIQDQTQILEGIKQGDRVFVNPPKEYKMEKQKQQ, from the coding sequence ATGTTTTCGCACATAGAAATTCCGATTATTGGTAAAGTTAAACATCCGCTACAGTGGCTAGTTGGGCTGATGGCGGCAGGTACTTTAGTTGTTGGTACAACGCTCAGCTACAACCTGTTGAATCAGGGAAAAAGTGAAGATATTTCGCAACTAACTATCCCTGTAGAAGCAAAAAATGTCACTCTGCGGATTACTGCTAGTGGTAAAGTAGTACCAGTTCAAACTGTGAATATTAGTCCCAAAAATCCGGGTGTGCTGGGGCAATTATATGTAGAACAGGGCGATCGCGTACAGCAGGGACAAATTATCGCTCGCATGGATGTAGGCGATATTGAAGCACAAGTCCGTCAGTACCGCGCCAACTTAGCACAATCCCAAGCCCAGCTAGATGAAGCCCGCGCCGGAAATCGTCCCCAAGAAATTGACCAAGCCAAAGCAAGATTAGCTCAAGTGCAAGCACAGCTATCTCAAGCCCGTGCAGGTAATCGTTCCCAAGAAATAGAACAAGCTATTGCACAAGTGCAATCAGCCCAAGCACAGGTAAATTTGACGCAAACACGAGTAACTCGATATCGGGAACTCACACGCCAAGGAGCAACTTCTCAAGATCAGCTTGATCAGTACATTAGTGAAGACCAAAGGGCAAAAGCTAGTTTAGCAGAAGCCCAAAAACGTTTATCACTGTTAGAAAGTGGTTCTCGTAATGAAGAAATTGCTGCTAAAGAAGCAGCCGTCACCGAAGCCAGAGCAGCATTAGTATTGTTGGAAAATGGCAGCCGTCCAGAGGAAATTGCCCAACGTCAAGCAGCGGTTAAAGCAGCTCAAGCCCAAGTAGCAGCGGCAGAAGTGAAGCTGCAAGATACAGTGATTCGCGCTCCCTTTAGTGGAATTGTGACGCAAAAATATGCGAATATTGGTGCATTTGTAACTCCGACAACTTCTGCTTCTAGTAGTGCATCGGCAACTTCCAGCTCAATTGTGGCTGTAGCACGCGGTTTGGAAGTGCTAGCCCAAGTCCCAGAAGCCGATATTGGCAGAATTCAACAAGGACAGCAAGTAGAAATTGTCGCTGATGCTTATCCCGATCAGGTTTTTAAAGGACATGTCCGCTTGATTGCTCCCGAAGCGGTGGTAGAACAAGGTGTAACATCCTTTCAAGTACGGGTTGCTCTTGATACTGGTGTAGATAAATTGCGTTCTGGCTTGAATGTGGATCTTACTTTTTTAGGCGATCGCGTCAATGATGCTTTGGTGTTGCCGACTGTGACAATTGTGACTGAAAATGGTAAAACTGGCGTACTCGTGCCAGATAAGAATAATAAACCCCAGTTTCGTGAAGTCACAGTAGGCGCACAAATCCAAGACCAAACCCAGATTTTAGAAGGAATTAAACAAGGCGATCGCGTGTTTGTGAATCCACCGAAGGAGTACAAAATGGAGAAGCAAAAGCAACAATGA
- the csaB gene encoding polysaccharide pyruvyl transferase CsaB → MRALLSGYYGKGNGGDEALLATLLQMLPSHVTPVVLSGNPEQTRDRYNVETYNRMAPLAVLQALRSCDALIWGGGSLMQDVTSTISPFYYGGLMALAQKMNLKTVAWAQGIGPLLRPQTRWLARQNFAGCIKVSVRDRASAALLSNWQIPCIIAPDPVWALESQPVPGLWDLPAPRVAVTLRSHPQLTPARLANLTRALVDFQKATQAFIILLPFQKSEDLSIAEAIQPHLQDVSKILSLEDPQLLKGVFRGVEMAIGMRLHSLIMAAAEGCRCFALSYDPKVNRLMEELAIPGWDLATLPDDTNLIGKTWIEHYANGDPLSPEQIQSLVDRALMHRELLNEALSYIKFG, encoded by the coding sequence ATGCGGGCGTTATTGTCTGGGTATTACGGTAAAGGGAATGGTGGTGACGAAGCTTTGTTGGCGACGCTTTTGCAAATGCTACCATCTCATGTCACACCTGTGGTGCTTTCTGGTAATCCAGAACAAACTCGCGATCGCTATAATGTAGAAACCTACAACCGCATGGCTCCTTTAGCTGTACTGCAAGCTTTACGCTCTTGTGATGCCTTGATTTGGGGCGGTGGCAGTTTAATGCAAGATGTTACTAGTACCATCAGCCCATTTTATTACGGGGGACTGATGGCATTAGCTCAGAAAATGAATTTAAAAACCGTTGCTTGGGCGCAAGGTATTGGGCCATTACTGCGTCCACAAACTCGTTGGTTGGCGCGGCAAAACTTTGCTGGTTGTATTAAAGTTAGTGTACGCGATCGCGCCAGTGCTGCTTTATTATCTAATTGGCAGATTCCTTGTATCATCGCTCCAGACCCAGTTTGGGCATTGGAATCTCAACCAGTACCAGGACTTTGGGATTTACCTGCGCCGAGAGTTGCAGTCACATTGCGATCGCATCCCCAACTTACACCAGCACGTTTAGCAAACCTAACTCGCGCTTTAGTAGATTTTCAAAAAGCCACACAAGCCTTTATTATACTACTACCATTTCAAAAAAGTGAAGATTTAAGCATCGCCGAAGCGATTCAACCGCACCTTCAAGATGTGAGCAAGATTTTATCTCTGGAAGATCCACAACTTTTAAAAGGTGTATTTCGCGGCGTAGAAATGGCAATTGGAATGCGCCTACACAGTTTGATTATGGCAGCCGCTGAAGGTTGTCGCTGTTTTGCTCTCAGTTATGACCCTAAAGTAAATCGGCTGATGGAAGAATTAGCCATACCTGGCTGGGACTTGGCAACTTTACCAGATGACACTAATTTAATTGGTAAAACTTGGATAGAACATTATGCTAATGGCGATCCATTATCGCCAGAACAAATTCAATCTTTGGTAGATAGAGCATTAATGCATCGTGAGTTGTTGAACGAAGCTTTAAGTTATATCAAGTTCGGCTAA
- a CDS encoding serine/threonine protein kinase: MNNEILNGRYQVQRQLGRETGRRTLLAFDLHTSQQVVVKLLYLGQDFDWQDLKLFEREAETLKTLDHPSIPRYLDYFELDTPNDKGFGLVQSYVEGKSLEEHLQAGRTFSEAEVKELARSLLSILSYLHQKQPPVIHRDIKPSNILLTNRSGNSIGEVYLVDFGSVQTLAAQEGGTITVVGTYGYMPPEQFGGRTTPASDLYSLGATLIYLVTGLHPTELPQQELQIQFRQSVNLSLEFADWLESMTQPSLEQRFSGVEAAIQALEKPQPRNQELVVAKQPLKQPLGSKIRLIITPDTLEIILPPKGFGISLIAFISLITPIALGFYFFRFGYAPITPEGQRIAFFIQIVAITLLTTAIIWGFGKCTRLKIDSQKLELINDFIGIQWYGYSLFRQNISQVNLTNLRYTKLRTQSLSLSYQGSTYYLDSYSDLTVAEQEWLAQILSHWLGLPVIDTKVISF, encoded by the coding sequence ATGAACAACGAGATATTAAATGGACGCTATCAAGTCCAACGACAACTCGGACGAGAAACCGGTAGGCGGACTCTGTTAGCTTTTGACTTACACACTTCACAACAGGTAGTAGTGAAACTGCTGTACTTGGGGCAAGATTTCGACTGGCAAGATTTAAAGCTGTTTGAACGGGAAGCGGAGACTTTAAAAACTCTTGACCATCCATCGATTCCTCGCTATCTCGATTACTTTGAACTAGATACACCCAACGATAAAGGCTTTGGTTTGGTGCAAAGTTATGTAGAGGGAAAATCTTTAGAAGAACATTTACAGGCGGGACGGACGTTTAGTGAAGCTGAAGTCAAAGAATTAGCGCGATCGCTATTATCAATTCTCTCTTATTTACACCAAAAGCAACCACCTGTGATTCATCGTGATATTAAACCGAGTAATATTCTGCTCACAAATCGTTCTGGTAATAGTATTGGTGAGGTATATTTAGTTGATTTTGGCTCTGTGCAAACTTTAGCAGCCCAAGAAGGCGGCACAATTACAGTTGTGGGTACATATGGATATATGCCTCCAGAACAATTTGGAGGTCGTACAACTCCCGCCTCAGACCTCTACAGTTTGGGTGCAACTTTAATTTATTTAGTTACAGGGCTACATCCTACAGAACTACCACAGCAGGAGTTACAAATTCAATTTCGTCAGTCTGTGAATCTCAGTTTGGAGTTTGCTGATTGGTTGGAGTCGATGACTCAACCAAGTCTAGAACAGAGATTTTCAGGTGTAGAAGCAGCGATACAAGCATTGGAGAAACCCCAACCCAGAAATCAAGAATTAGTGGTAGCAAAACAACCTTTAAAACAGCCACTAGGTAGCAAAATTCGCTTAATTATAACTCCTGATACTTTAGAAATTATTCTGCCACCCAAAGGCTTTGGAATTTCTTTAATAGCGTTCATTTCTTTGATTACACCCATAGCATTGGGATTTTATTTTTTCAGGTTTGGATATGCACCCATTACGCCAGAAGGACAACGAATTGCCTTTTTCATCCAAATTGTAGCGATCACTTTGTTGACAACTGCTATTATTTGGGGATTTGGCAAATGCACTCGCCTCAAAATTGACTCGCAAAAGCTGGAGTTGATCAACGATTTTATAGGAATTCAATGGTATGGTTATTCATTATTTAGGCAAAATATATCTCAAGTGAACCTCACAAACTTAAGGTACACTAAGTTGCGTACTCAGTCTTTATCTTTGAGTTACCAAGGTTCTACATATTATCTTGATAGTTATAGTGATTTGACTGTTGCAGAACAGGAATGGTTGGCGCAAATACTCAGTCATTGGCTGGGTTTACCAGTGATTGACACAAAAGTGATCAGCTTTTAA
- a CDS encoding DUF948 domain-containing protein, translating into MIDPLFWLGLSILLVATSLTAVLVAAIPALQELARAARSAEKLFDTLSRELPPTLNAIRTTGLEITGLTDDVSEGVKSATQVVKQVDQSLDSAKKQAENVQVGTRSIFIGVKTAWKTFTRQKPARRTVERLPINENPPLTLREREALRQENRRTKAEPYPTDDADDEVSNWETKEDWYNQDGE; encoded by the coding sequence GTGATTGATCCCCTGTTTTGGCTGGGACTATCTATACTTTTAGTCGCTACCAGTCTAACTGCTGTTTTGGTGGCGGCTATACCAGCTTTGCAGGAGTTAGCCCGCGCAGCTCGCAGTGCAGAAAAGTTATTTGATACGCTCTCACGAGAGTTGCCACCTACTCTCAATGCCATCCGTACAACTGGTTTAGAAATTACTGGCTTAACTGATGATGTCAGTGAAGGTGTCAAAAGCGCTACTCAAGTCGTGAAACAAGTTGACCAAAGTCTAGATAGTGCTAAAAAACAAGCTGAAAATGTGCAAGTAGGTACACGCAGCATTTTTATTGGCGTTAAAACTGCGTGGAAAACCTTTACGCGCCAAAAACCTGCAAGGCGAACGGTTGAACGTCTGCCAATCAACGAAAATCCGCCGCTGACGTTGCGAGAACGAGAAGCGCTGAGGCAAGAAAATCGCCGCACAAAAGCCGAACCCTACCCCACTGATGATGCTGACGATGAGGTTTCTAATTGGGAAACGAAGGAAGATTGGTATAACCAAGATGGGGAATAG
- the trmFO gene encoding FADH(2)-oxidizing methylenetetrahydrofolate--tRNA-(uracil(54)-C(5))-methyltransferase TrmFO encodes MTQQPIQVIGGGLAGTEAAWQIAQAGVPVIFHEMRPKRFSPAHHTEHLAELVCSNSFGAMASDRATGLLHEELRQLGSIVISKADEHAVPAGGALAVDRGQFSEDLTQTVSNHPLVEFRRGEVPAIPEGIVVLATGPLTSPDLAQQLHQLTGMEYLSFFDAASPIIVGESINRDVAFMASRYDKGEAAYLNCPMNKEQYLRFWEELRQAEQTELKDFERETAKFFEACLPIEELAQRGEDTMRYGPLKPVGLSDSRTGERPYAVVQLRQEDKAGQLWNMVGFQTNLRWGEQKRVFKLIPGLEEAEFVRLGVMHRNTFINAPQLMHPTLQFKQRPTLFAAGQLIGTEGYTAAAAGGCLAGRNAARLALGLEPLVIPATTMMGALFEFISSASPKHFQPMPPNFGILPDLGVKIKNKQERYGRYRDRSLADLANWKVNLGAAK; translated from the coding sequence ATGACTCAACAACCGATACAAGTAATTGGAGGTGGACTAGCTGGGACAGAAGCAGCTTGGCAAATCGCCCAGGCTGGTGTGCCTGTGATTTTCCATGAAATGCGCCCGAAACGCTTCAGCCCTGCCCATCATACAGAACATTTGGCGGAATTGGTGTGTAGTAATTCCTTTGGGGCAATGGCAAGCGATCGCGCCACTGGATTGTTGCATGAAGAATTACGCCAACTTGGTTCAATTGTCATCTCGAAAGCTGATGAACATGCTGTGCCGGCTGGGGGTGCCTTAGCTGTAGACAGAGGACAATTTAGCGAAGATTTAACGCAAACTGTATCTAACCATCCTTTAGTTGAATTTCGTCGCGGCGAAGTCCCAGCCATTCCCGAAGGAATCGTGGTTTTGGCGACTGGGCCTTTAACTAGTCCCGACTTAGCCCAACAATTGCACCAGTTAACGGGGATGGAATATCTCAGCTTTTTTGATGCCGCTAGCCCGATTATTGTGGGAGAATCGATTAACCGTGATGTTGCTTTTATGGCATCACGCTATGACAAAGGTGAAGCCGCTTATCTCAACTGCCCAATGAATAAAGAGCAGTATTTGCGGTTTTGGGAAGAACTGCGTCAAGCTGAACAAACAGAACTCAAGGATTTTGAACGGGAAACGGCGAAGTTTTTTGAAGCTTGTTTGCCAATTGAAGAATTAGCACAGCGCGGTGAAGACACGATGCGCTACGGCCCCCTGAAGCCAGTGGGGTTGTCTGACAGTCGCACAGGAGAACGTCCTTATGCGGTGGTGCAGTTGCGACAAGAAGACAAAGCCGGTCAACTTTGGAATATGGTAGGATTCCAAACAAATTTGCGTTGGGGTGAACAAAAGCGAGTATTTAAGCTGATTCCAGGTTTGGAGGAAGCGGAATTTGTCAGGCTGGGAGTGATGCACCGCAATACGTTTATTAATGCTCCTCAGTTGATGCATCCGACTTTACAATTCAAACAACGTCCGACTTTGTTCGCCGCTGGACAGTTGATTGGGACTGAAGGTTACACAGCAGCAGCGGCGGGTGGCTGCTTGGCTGGTAGAAATGCCGCGCGGCTGGCTTTGGGTTTGGAACCGTTGGTTATACCAGCAACTACAATGATGGGGGCGCTGTTTGAGTTTATCAGTTCTGCCTCACCCAAACATTTCCAGCCGATGCCGCCTAATTTTGGGATTTTACCAGATTTGGGTGTGAAGATTAAGAATAAGCAGGAGCGTTATGGACGTTACCGCGATCGCTCTTTGGCTGATTTGGCAAATTGGAAAGTTAATTTAGGGGCTGCCAAATAA